In the Deltaproteobacteria bacterium genome, TCCAGAAGAGCTGGCTCTGAAAATAAGCAAAGCCCTTACCGCCAAAACCCGCAAGATTTATTACCCCGACTTCTACCGTTCGGCCTTTATGTTCCCGAACTTAAGCCAATGCCTCACGGAGAAATTCTCTCCTGGGCTGGAAACGCTTAATGCTTAGTCGTCTTCAGGCATCTGCGGCGGAGTTACCTTAACCAGCGAACACCCTAGTTTCTTCCCTGCTTAAAAACCCAAGGATATGTAATCGAAGCTTTACGACCATCCTTGCTCTCTGGGAACCTTACGCGTTTAACCACTTTTAAGAGGCAACTCTCCACTCCATGGTGATACATGGTGGTGGACTGAATGCCGGCTCGAAGAACTACGCCACTCGTATCGACTTCAAAATACATGGTGATCTTCCCGGATAAGTTTGGATAGATTCGCAATGCATTCTCATAGCAACGTTTTGCCTGGATCTGGATCGGATACATCGCATCGCGAACGATTTGTTTCGTAATGGTACCTGGTTTCTGGCGGACTTCACGGCTTGGAGCCTTTGGGAATATCCTGTTCTTGGGTTCAGGTGTTGTGGCGGCGTTCCAGGAATATTCGAACCCTTGGGTTGGGATTTTTTCACACTGAAGGGGCTTTGTCAGGGTCGTCAATTGGCTGCCCCAATCATAGGCTCTTGTGTAAGGCCGAGAGCAACCAGAGACCACAGCATAAGCCAGCTTGTTTTTCTTCTGTGGGGAGCAAGTAGATTCTAAAACGAGCGCAATCTTTTCTTGGCAACTCAGCTGCGTGATGGTGCAGCCTGAGGTCGTGAGGAGTAATGAAGCAATGCCTAATATAAAAACCTTCATTATAAGTCCTCGTGGTGCGTATGACTTCGTAGCAACATTAGCTAGCATAGGTCACAGTCCTTATAATGCCATTCGTAATTCAATACCCGGGCGGATGTCGAGATTCAGTCCGAAAGAGTTGTTGCTGGCGACTGGAGCCGGCCCCAACCCAGCAATATACCCTCGTGAGGCCGTGTGGCTTTTTGAAA is a window encoding:
- a CDS encoding AgmX/PglI C-terminal domain-containing protein, which encodes MKVFILGIASLLLTTSGCTITQLSCQEKIALVLESTCSPQKKNKLAYAVVSGCSRPYTRAYDWGSQLTTLTKPLQCEKIPTQGFEYSWNAATTPEPKNRIFPKAPSREVRQKPGTITKQIVRDAMYPIQIQAKRCYENALRIYPNLSGKITMYFEVDTSGVVLRAGIQSTTMYHHGVESCLLKVVKRVRFPESKDGRKASITYPWVFKQGRN